A portion of the Rhizobium sp. 9140 genome contains these proteins:
- the arsH gene encoding arsenical resistance protein ArsH — translation MRKESVLSDTFPALHDQLLQPIEPESLRPMFSTHKPRILILYGSLREVSYSRLLAFEVRRLLERLGCEVRVFDPAGLPLPDESPVSHPKVQELRELTQWSEGHIWISPERHGAMTGIMKSQIDWIPLSVGSVRPTQGKTLAVMEVSGGSQSFNAVNQLRILGRWMRMITIPNQSSVAKAFQEFDAEGRMKPSSYYDRVVDVCEELVKFTILTRDVSSYLTDRYSERKEDAAELEKRVSLKSI, via the coding sequence ATCAGGAAGGAAAGCGTATTGTCTGATACCTTCCCCGCACTGCACGACCAGCTTCTTCAGCCCATCGAGCCGGAATCGCTCCGGCCGATGTTCTCGACACATAAGCCCAGGATCTTGATTCTCTACGGTTCCCTGCGGGAGGTTTCCTATAGCCGTCTGCTTGCCTTCGAAGTTCGTCGGCTTCTCGAACGGCTGGGATGCGAGGTTCGCGTGTTCGATCCCGCCGGGTTGCCGCTTCCGGACGAATCTCCGGTGAGCCACCCCAAGGTGCAGGAGCTCCGCGAACTGACCCAGTGGTCTGAAGGCCACATCTGGATCAGCCCGGAACGCCACGGTGCCATGACCGGGATAATGAAGTCCCAAATCGACTGGATCCCGCTCTCGGTCGGTTCCGTCCGGCCGACGCAAGGCAAGACGCTGGCGGTGATGGAAGTATCCGGTGGCAGTCAGTCCTTCAACGCCGTCAATCAATTGCGCATTCTTGGCCGCTGGATGCGAATGATCACCATCCCCAACCAGTCGTCCGTCGCCAAGGCGTTTCAGGAATTCGATGCCGAAGGACGAATGAAGCCGTCGTCCTATTACGACCGCGTCGTGGACGTCTGCGAAGAGCTGGTGAAGTTCACTATCCTCACCCGCGATGTTTCGTCCTATCTCACCGATCGCTACAGCGAGCGGAAGGAAGACGCAGCCGAGCTGGAGAAGCGGGTTTCGCTGAAGTCGATCTAG
- the arsK gene encoding arsenite efflux MFS transporter ArsK: MTSLRSSTIPAGIVSALGLTQIIGYGTLYYSFSILAPGMAEDLGLSLAEVFGVFSVSLFIGGLSATYIGKQMDRIGAATIMTAGSALAALTLALCAWSPSVAIFAIAIILLEVSSGMVQYQAAFAALVESDPRSASRSITYLTLIGGFASTIFWPISSALTGYLSWREIYLVFAALNLFLCMPLHFWIRSLGQNAGETTIRTRETVIGAIAPHARRRAMVIVSLAFALLGFTLAAILAHMVPMLGSIGLGAAAVVIGSLFGPAQVLSRLINMVFGKNLSPPGLAVLAAVLIVFGVLILLVTGNWLPGAVAFAICLGLGSGINSIAQGSLPLYLFGSDGYGAITGKMAAARLALGAGAPFAFAAAMENLGLSLSLIGNACLGAVSIAAFVAVAVSCRRPATATV, from the coding sequence ATGACGTCGTTGCGTAGTTCCACAATCCCTGCAGGCATTGTCTCGGCTCTCGGCCTGACGCAGATCATCGGTTACGGCACGCTCTACTACAGCTTCAGCATCCTCGCCCCCGGCATGGCGGAGGATCTCGGCTTATCGCTGGCAGAGGTATTCGGTGTGTTCTCCGTGTCCCTGTTTATCGGCGGTCTGTCGGCCACCTATATCGGCAAGCAGATGGACCGGATCGGTGCCGCGACGATCATGACGGCAGGGTCAGCGCTCGCGGCATTGACACTTGCCCTTTGCGCCTGGTCGCCCTCAGTCGCAATCTTCGCCATCGCCATCATCCTGCTCGAGGTGTCATCGGGAATGGTGCAGTATCAGGCTGCATTCGCAGCTCTGGTTGAAAGCGATCCCCGCAGCGCTTCCCGCAGCATTACCTATCTTACGCTGATTGGTGGATTTGCCTCGACAATCTTCTGGCCGATCTCGTCAGCACTTACGGGATATCTCTCGTGGCGGGAAATCTATCTCGTCTTTGCGGCGCTGAACCTCTTCCTTTGCATGCCGCTGCACTTCTGGATCCGGAGTCTCGGACAGAATGCTGGCGAAACGACCATCCGCACACGCGAAACGGTGATCGGCGCGATCGCACCTCATGCAAGGCGCCGCGCCATGGTCATCGTCTCGTTGGCCTTCGCGCTCCTCGGCTTTACGCTCGCAGCCATCCTTGCCCATATGGTGCCGATGCTCGGCTCGATCGGGTTGGGGGCAGCCGCCGTCGTTATCGGTTCACTGTTCGGTCCTGCGCAGGTTCTGAGCCGCCTGATCAACATGGTCTTCGGGAAGAACCTGTCGCCGCCGGGACTTGCCGTACTTGCCGCCGTGCTGATCGTCTTCGGCGTCCTGATCCTGCTGGTGACGGGGAACTGGCTGCCGGGTGCGGTCGCCTTCGCCATCTGCCTGGGGCTTGGCTCCGGAATCAACAGCATCGCGCAGGGGAGTTTGCCGCTCTATCTATTCGGATCGGACGGATATGGAGCGATCACAGGCAAGATGGCGGCGGCTCGACTGGCGCTCGGAGCCGGAGCACCTTTCGCGTTCGCGGCGGCCATGGAGAACCTGGGCCTGAGCTTGTCGCTCATTGGAAACGCGTGTCTCGGCGCGGTCAGCATAGCGGCATTCGTTGCGGTGGCAGTATCCTGTCGGCGACCAGCCACCGCAACTGTCTAG
- the arsB gene encoding ACR3 family arsenite efflux transporter, which translates to MSAFERYLTVWVFLCILVGIALGHLMPSVFQTIGAAEIAKVNIPVAVLIWLMVIPMLLKIDFGSLSKVGSYWRGIGVTLFINWAVKPFSMALLGWLFVGWLFRPYLPADQIDSYIAGLIILAAAPCTAMVFVWSNLTKGEPHFTLSQVALNDAIMIVAFAPIVGLLLGLSAITVPWDTLMISVALYILIPVAISQVLRRALLAGGSTAGLDRLLSKLQPLSLVALLATLVLLFGFQGEQIIAQPTIIALLAVPILIQVYFNSGLAYILNRISGEQHCVAGPSALIGASNFFELAVAAAISLFGFQSGAALATVVGVLIEVPVMLSVVWIVNRSKGWYEASPAVSRNTITERT; encoded by the coding sequence ATGTCCGCGTTCGAACGCTATCTCACTGTCTGGGTCTTCCTCTGCATTCTCGTCGGCATCGCGCTCGGTCATCTGATGCCGAGCGTTTTCCAAACGATCGGCGCAGCCGAGATCGCCAAGGTGAACATTCCCGTCGCCGTGCTGATCTGGCTGATGGTCATCCCGATGCTTCTCAAGATCGACTTCGGCTCACTGTCGAAGGTCGGTAGCTATTGGCGCGGCATCGGCGTGACGCTGTTCATCAACTGGGCCGTCAAGCCGTTCTCGATGGCGCTGTTGGGCTGGCTGTTCGTGGGCTGGCTGTTCCGGCCATACCTGCCTGCCGACCAGATCGACTCCTACATCGCGGGCCTGATCATCCTCGCGGCCGCGCCCTGCACGGCTATGGTGTTCGTCTGGAGCAACCTGACGAAGGGCGAACCTCATTTCACCCTGTCCCAGGTCGCACTCAACGACGCTATCATGATTGTCGCCTTCGCACCGATCGTGGGTCTGCTTCTGGGTCTGTCTGCGATCACAGTGCCGTGGGACACCCTCATGATCTCAGTGGCCCTCTACATCCTGATTCCGGTCGCGATCTCTCAGGTTCTAAGGCGTGCCCTGCTGGCCGGCGGGAGCACCGCCGGGTTGGACCGGCTGTTGTCCAAGCTTCAGCCGCTGTCGCTTGTCGCATTGCTGGCGACGCTGGTGTTGCTGTTTGGCTTCCAGGGCGAGCAGATCATTGCGCAGCCTACGATCATCGCACTTCTGGCAGTGCCGATCCTGATCCAGGTCTATTTCAACTCCGGCCTCGCTTACATCCTCAATCGGATTTCAGGCGAGCAGCATTGTGTGGCTGGCCCCTCGGCACTTATCGGGGCCTCTAACTTCTTCGAGCTCGCGGTCGCCGCCGCCATCAGCCTGTTCGGGTTTCAGTCGGGCGCGGCACTTGCCACAGTGGTCGGTGTACTGATCGAGGTGCCGGTCATGCTTTCAGTCGTCTGGATCGTGAACCGCTCAAAGGGCTGGTACGAGGCATCGCCCGCCGTTTCCCGCAACACCATCACCGAAAGGACCTGA
- a CDS encoding tyrosine-type recombinase/integrase translates to MPTPLHLRLRTEDPDNILSPLARMVHDQCERRNLDVRRKRQYTAVVLHFGYWLFERGVATESFTTEHIESFLTDHANGCSCSCFWKMRTEVEAMRRALNLAVRMRALREIPPMNLAAIDREVLAFDKMLEEVWGLSAGSRRKHRNVVPRLLVGCVKDGRVDIANLNHSHIRQFVLGEQGRKPATIRSYSVSIRCYLRYRALLGDDVRRLVKAIPAPAVKTPARLQTGFSPAELERLLEVSAEIGRTRKRVHAIIRCLADLGMRSIEITSLTLDDIDWEKGMIRVRSTKSRRSDPMPLPYATGEAIADYIVHERQATQHREVFVRHVAPLGEPITPRSVQRAVYAVYDRLGWDCTRIHIFRHTIASRLVNDAVPLKQVADIMRHRSVVTTAGYARVDQNRLAAVALPWPGASA, encoded by the coding sequence TTGCCGACCCCACTGCACCTCCGTCTTCGAACCGAAGACCCGGACAATATTCTTTCGCCGCTCGCTCGAATGGTCCATGACCAATGCGAGCGCCGAAATTTGGACGTTAGGCGCAAGCGCCAATATACCGCAGTCGTCCTTCACTTTGGCTATTGGCTATTCGAGCGTGGTGTCGCCACGGAAAGCTTCACCACTGAACATATTGAAAGCTTCCTGACGGATCACGCGAATGGTTGCTCCTGCTCATGCTTTTGGAAAATGCGCACGGAGGTGGAGGCTATGCGTCGAGCTTTGAACCTCGCCGTCAGAATGAGGGCACTTCGCGAGATCCCGCCGATGAACCTCGCGGCGATAGATCGTGAAGTCCTGGCGTTCGATAAAATGCTCGAAGAAGTTTGGGGCTTGTCCGCGGGTTCACGCCGTAAGCATCGCAATGTTGTTCCGAGGCTTCTGGTCGGATGTGTGAAAGATGGCCGTGTCGATATAGCCAACCTCAACCACTCGCACATTCGTCAGTTCGTGCTCGGCGAGCAGGGACGGAAACCAGCAACCATCCGCAGCTACTCTGTCTCGATCAGGTGCTATCTTCGATATCGAGCACTCTTAGGCGACGATGTCCGTCGGCTAGTAAAGGCCATACCAGCACCCGCAGTGAAAACGCCGGCCAGACTGCAAACGGGCTTCAGCCCGGCGGAGCTGGAGCGATTGCTGGAAGTCTCTGCAGAAATCGGCCGAACCCGGAAGAGAGTTCATGCCATTATCAGGTGCCTAGCAGACCTCGGGATGCGGTCGATCGAGATAACCAGCCTGACACTCGACGATATCGATTGGGAAAAAGGTATGATCCGGGTGCGCTCGACCAAGTCGCGCCGGTCCGATCCTATGCCGCTTCCATATGCTACAGGCGAAGCTATCGCCGACTATATCGTGCATGAAAGGCAAGCCACGCAACACAGGGAAGTCTTCGTCCGGCATGTTGCGCCCCTTGGAGAGCCGATCACTCCGCGCTCGGTACAGCGAGCAGTCTATGCGGTCTACGACCGATTGGGCTGGGATTGCACCCGTATCCATATCTTCCGCCATACGATTGCCAGTCGACTGGTCAACGATGCCGTGCCCCTGAAGCAGGTTGCGGACATCATGCGGCATAGGAGCGTGGTGACGACTGCGGGCTACGCCCGCGTCGATCAAAACAGGCTGGCGGCCGTAGCCCTGCCTTGGCCGGGAGCGAGCGCATGA
- a CDS encoding site-specific integrase produces MPAIVSKVQLSLEATSMSDTTPSFPTLLQRFFVDHLRQQRAVSPCTVAAYRDTFKLLLAFAEKRIGKSPTNLTLPDLNADLILAFLDHLERDRANSVRSRNARLSAIRVFLKYAAHEDLTALAVIERSLAVPQKRHDKAVLGYLARPEVEAIINAPDPKTWAGRRDRALFTFLYNTGARVSEAIDLRIGSVILETAPVVHLHGKGRKRRSVPLWNETARTLKRWIQDLHDCGPDAYIFPNSSGTRLSRSSVRQRLDLAVGAAGGGVPSILAKAISPHTFRHTTAMHLLQSGVDLTVIALWLGHEDISTTHIYMEADLAMKEEALSRLQPVSPTGVRYRPPDKLMAFLQAL; encoded by the coding sequence TTGCCGGCCATCGTTTCGAAGGTGCAGCTATCGTTGGAGGCAACTTCGATGAGTGATACCACACCTTCCTTTCCGACCTTGCTGCAGCGCTTCTTCGTTGATCATCTGCGCCAGCAACGAGCGGTGAGCCCATGCACCGTCGCGGCATACCGCGACACGTTCAAACTCCTGCTGGCCTTCGCTGAGAAACGGATCGGGAAATCCCCGACGAACTTGACCTTGCCCGACCTCAATGCCGATCTGATCCTGGCCTTTCTGGATCACCTCGAGCGTGATCGGGCCAACAGCGTCAGGAGCCGAAATGCACGGCTGTCCGCAATCCGGGTCTTCCTCAAATATGCCGCGCATGAGGATCTGACTGCGCTGGCGGTGATCGAGCGCAGCCTCGCCGTCCCGCAGAAGCGGCATGACAAGGCAGTTCTCGGCTACCTGGCCCGCCCCGAGGTCGAGGCGATCATCAACGCGCCCGATCCCAAAACATGGGCCGGCAGGCGCGACCGGGCACTGTTTACATTCCTCTATAATACTGGCGCGCGTGTGTCCGAGGCTATCGACCTTCGGATTGGCAGTGTCATTCTGGAGACTGCACCGGTCGTGCACCTGCATGGGAAGGGGCGCAAGCGCCGGAGCGTGCCACTCTGGAATGAGACCGCACGAACGCTGAAGCGATGGATTCAGGATCTTCATGATTGTGGACCGGATGCCTACATCTTTCCCAACAGTTCGGGGACGCGCCTATCCCGTTCCAGTGTGAGGCAGCGCCTCGACCTCGCCGTCGGCGCTGCCGGCGGAGGTGTTCCATCGATCCTGGCAAAGGCGATATCGCCGCATACCTTCCGACACACCACGGCGATGCATCTGCTGCAGTCCGGCGTCGACCTGACCGTGATCGCGCTTTGGCTCGGACACGAGGACATCAGCACGACGCATATCTACATGGAGGCTGACCTTGCGATGAAGGAAGAAGCGCTCAGCCGGCTTCAGCCGGTCAGCCCGACAGGTGTTCGCTACCGGCCGCCCGACAAGTTGATGGCATTCCTCCAAGCGCTTTAA
- a CDS encoding arsenate reductase ArsC yields MTDKIYNVLFLCTGNSARSILGESILNHEGKGRFRAYSAGSHPKGEVNPHAIKELEALGYPSTGFSSKNWDVFAEPGAPQMDFIFTVCDSAAGEACPVWLGHPMTAHWGVEDPAAVVGTDIEVQRAFAQAARFLKNRIGAFLSLPLSSIDKLALEQKLKQIGQMEGSTSSQEKSA; encoded by the coding sequence ATGACCGACAAGATCTACAACGTGCTCTTCCTGTGCACGGGCAATTCCGCACGTTCTATTCTCGGCGAATCCATCCTGAATCATGAGGGGAAAGGTCGCTTTCGAGCCTACTCCGCGGGGAGCCATCCGAAGGGCGAGGTGAACCCCCATGCGATCAAGGAGCTGGAAGCGCTCGGCTATCCGTCTACCGGTTTCTCCTCGAAGAACTGGGATGTGTTCGCGGAGCCGGGCGCGCCGCAGATGGATTTCATCTTCACTGTCTGCGACAGCGCGGCTGGTGAAGCATGCCCTGTCTGGCTGGGGCATCCAATGACGGCGCACTGGGGTGTCGAGGATCCGGCCGCAGTCGTGGGAACGGATATCGAAGTCCAGAGAGCTTTCGCACAGGCCGCCCGTTTTCTGAAGAACCGCATCGGCGCCTTCCTAAGCCTTCCACTGTCTTCGATCGACAAGCTTGCGCTTGAGCAGAAGCTAAAGCAGATCGGCCAGATGGAAGGGTCGACCAGCAGCCAGGAAAAGAGCGCCTGA
- the arsC gene encoding arsenate reductase (glutaredoxin) (This arsenate reductase requires both glutathione and glutaredoxin to convert arsenate to arsenite, after which the efflux transporter formed by ArsA and ArsB can extrude the arsenite from the cell, providing resistance.), with translation MDATIYHNPACGTSRNTLALIRAAGIEPTVIEYLQNPPSREQLSKMIRDAGLTVRDAIREKGTPYAELGLDNPDLTEDQLLDAMLATPILINRPFVVTALGTKLARPSEVVLDILPTDAFKGSFTKEDGEQVLDQEGKRIV, from the coding sequence ATGGACGCCACCATCTATCACAATCCGGCCTGCGGGACGTCTCGCAACACGTTGGCACTGATCCGCGCAGCCGGGATCGAGCCTACTGTCATCGAATACCTTCAGAACCCGCCATCGCGTGAGCAGCTCTCGAAGATGATTAGGGACGCCGGTCTGACTGTTCGTGACGCGATCCGCGAGAAGGGCACTCCTTATGCCGAACTCGGTCTCGACAATCCGGACCTGACCGAAGACCAGTTGCTGGACGCGATGCTCGCGACCCCGATCCTGATCAATCGACCATTTGTCGTCACGGCGCTCGGCACCAAGCTTGCCCGCCCGTCAGAGGTAGTACTCGACATCCTGCCGACCGATGCCTTCAAAGGTTCGTTCACCAAGGAAGACGGCGAACAGGTTCTGGATCAGGAAGGAAAGCGTATTGTCTGA
- a CDS encoding GNAT family N-acetyltransferase yields MLSAITLLEVRGSNARLREALHAADLPTDDIEDGGRTFFEAVSGGDEIVGYAGLEQCSGDYLLRSVVVLPAHRGRGFGRAIVEATLRGLDVNGGIYLATTSAAPFFFDHRFL; encoded by the coding sequence ATGTTAAGCGCGATCACATTACTCGAAGTGCGCGGCAGCAATGCCCGTCTCCGCGAAGCGCTGCACGCCGCAGATCTTCCGACCGATGACATCGAAGATGGAGGCCGCACCTTCTTTGAAGCCGTTTCGGGTGGCGACGAGATTGTCGGCTATGCCGGCCTCGAACAGTGCAGCGGCGATTACCTGCTGCGGTCCGTTGTAGTGCTGCCGGCGCATCGCGGTCGTGGGTTTGGCCGAGCGATCGTTGAGGCAACGTTGCGAGGTCTCGATGTAAACGGCGGCATCTATCTCGCGACGACGAGTGCCGCGCCATTTTTTTTCGACCATCGGTTTCTCTGA
- a CDS encoding tyrosine-type recombinase/integrase codes for MAVIAEAHHIRRVQAAGTLMMPALIGLLASTGLRISEALGLQIRDLDLEASQILVREAKYGRQRLVPLHPTAVAALETFLDRRNALFPSRPADPVFMSELSSKKLSYMNAWHAWFRITQRLGIRPRGGHSFVRIHDLRHTFICRRLILWQQSGTEIDAAMMMLSTYVGHANLRDTYWYIEGVPELMAIAGHRFEGAAIVGGNFDE; via the coding sequence GTGGCCGTTATCGCCGAAGCGCATCACATTCGCCGCGTTCAGGCTGCCGGGACGCTCATGATGCCTGCCCTGATCGGCCTGCTGGCCTCGACTGGGCTGCGTATATCCGAAGCGCTCGGCCTACAGATCCGAGATCTGGATCTCGAAGCTTCGCAGATCCTGGTGCGGGAAGCGAAATATGGCCGCCAGCGACTGGTCCCCCTCCATCCAACCGCTGTTGCCGCGCTCGAGACCTTCCTTGATCGACGAAACGCGTTATTCCCATCGAGACCGGCCGATCCAGTCTTCATGAGCGAGCTGTCCAGCAAGAAGCTGAGCTACATGAACGCTTGGCACGCCTGGTTCCGGATCACCCAGAGATTGGGAATCCGGCCGCGCGGTGGCCATTCCTTCGTGCGTATCCATGACCTTCGGCACACCTTCATATGCCGCCGGCTTATCCTCTGGCAGCAAAGCGGAACGGAGATCGATGCGGCGATGATGATGCTGTCTACCTATGTCGGCCATGCCAATCTGCGCGATACCTACTGGTATATCGAGGGCGTGCCCGAGCTTATGGCAATTGCCGGCCATCGTTTCGAAGGTGCAGCTATCGTTGGAGGCAACTTCGATGAGTGA
- a CDS encoding ArsR/SmtB family transcription factor: MEIITAITALSALAQNTRLETFRLLVRHEPDGIPAGELARLLEVPQNTMSAHLATLSRAGLVKSERQSRSIIYRADLDGLRDLTLFLLKDCCGGSTELCTPLIAELTLCCAPEAKRC, encoded by the coding sequence ATGGAAATCATCACTGCAATAACGGCCCTTTCGGCCTTAGCTCAGAACACGCGCCTCGAGACGTTTCGTCTACTCGTGCGGCACGAACCCGACGGTATTCCGGCAGGCGAACTCGCCCGGCTGCTCGAGGTCCCGCAGAACACCATGTCGGCGCACCTCGCTACACTTTCCCGTGCCGGTTTGGTTAAGAGCGAGCGCCAGAGCCGATCAATCATCTATCGGGCCGACCTCGACGGTCTGCGCGACCTGACACTTTTTCTGCTGAAGGACTGCTGCGGCGGATCGACAGAGCTTTGCACACCCCTCATCGCGGAGTTGACGCTCTGCTGCGCTCCGGAGGCGAAGCGATGTTAA
- the istA gene encoding IS21 family transposase gives MELYLKVRLACSEGMSRRQAAKHFNISRDSVSKMLSYSTPPGYQRQSPIRRPKLDAFVSTIDHWLDEDRQVPRKQRHTAKRVFDRLRDECGFTGGYTIIKDYMRERDQRRQEVFVPLSHPPGHAQADFGEAMVVIGGVEQKAHFFVLDLPHSDGCYVRAYPAAVAEAWVDGHVHAFAFFGAVPQSIVYDNDRCLVAKILPDGTRKRATLFSGFLSHYLIRDRYGRPGKGNDKGNVEGLVGYARRNFMVPIPQFATWEAFNTFLEEQCRKRQRDRLRGESETIGERLRRDLAAMRALPASPFDACDQASAKVTAQSLVRYKTNDYSVPVAYGHQDVWVRGYVNEVVIGGRGEIIARHPRCWEREDVVFDPVHYLPLIEQKINSLDQAAPLQGWDLPQEFATLRRLMEGRMAKHGRREYVQVLRLLESFELADLHAAVKQAIQLGAIGFDAVKHLILCRVERRPPRLDLSIYPYLPRATVETTSAKAYMRLLSSDAGEVA, from the coding sequence GTGGAATTATATCTGAAGGTTCGACTGGCTTGCTCGGAAGGCATGAGCCGGCGTCAGGCTGCAAAGCATTTCAACATATCGCGCGACAGCGTTTCCAAGATGCTGTCCTATTCGACGCCACCTGGCTATCAGCGACAATCACCGATCCGGCGGCCCAAGCTGGATGCGTTTGTCTCGACGATCGATCACTGGCTGGACGAAGACAGACAAGTGCCGCGCAAGCAGCGCCATACGGCCAAGCGGGTGTTTGACCGGCTTCGAGACGAATGCGGGTTCACTGGCGGCTATACGATCATCAAGGATTACATGCGCGAGCGGGATCAGCGCCGCCAGGAAGTGTTCGTGCCGCTGTCGCATCCGCCCGGCCATGCGCAGGCCGATTTCGGTGAGGCGATGGTGGTCATCGGCGGTGTCGAGCAGAAGGCGCATTTCTTCGTGCTCGACCTTCCGCACAGCGACGGCTGCTACGTGCGGGCCTATCCGGCGGCAGTGGCCGAGGCCTGGGTCGATGGCCATGTCCATGCGTTCGCTTTCTTCGGCGCCGTGCCGCAATCGATCGTCTACGACAACGACCGTTGCCTGGTGGCGAAGATTTTGCCTGACGGCACCCGCAAGCGCGCGACGTTGTTCAGCGGCTTCCTGTCCCACTACCTTATCCGGGATCGCTATGGCCGTCCCGGCAAGGGCAACGACAAGGGGAACGTCGAGGGTCTCGTCGGCTATGCCCGGCGCAACTTCATGGTACCGATCCCGCAGTTTGCGACATGGGAGGCGTTCAACACCTTTCTGGAGGAGCAGTGCCGGAAGCGCCAGCGCGACAGGCTGCGCGGCGAGAGCGAGACGATCGGCGAGCGCTTGCGGCGCGATCTGGCTGCCATGCGCGCCTTGCCAGCCTCGCCATTTGATGCCTGCGACCAGGCAAGTGCCAAGGTGACGGCGCAGTCGCTGGTGCGCTACAAGACCAACGACTATTCCGTCCCGGTCGCCTATGGCCATCAGGATGTGTGGGTGCGCGGCTATGTCAACGAAGTGGTCATTGGTGGCCGTGGCGAGATCATCGCCCGCCATCCTCGGTGCTGGGAACGGGAAGACGTCGTCTTCGATCCTGTCCATTACCTGCCGCTGATCGAGCAGAAGATCAATTCGCTGGATCAGGCAGCGCCCCTCCAGGGCTGGGACTTGCCGCAAGAGTTCGCTACGCTGCGCCGGTTGATGGAAGGCCGCATGGCCAAACACGGCCGGCGTGAGTACGTGCAGGTCCTCCGCCTGCTGGAGAGCTTCGAACTCGCCGATCTGCATGCGGCGGTGAAGCAGGCGATCCAGCTTGGCGCCATTGGCTTTGACGCCGTCAAGCATCTGATCCTGTGCCGGGTGGAACGCCGGCCGCCCAGACTGGACCTGTCCATCTACCCGTATTTGCCGAGGGCGACGGTCGAGACGACATCGGCGAAGGCGTATATGCGTCTCCTGTCGTCGGATGCGGGAGAAGTCGCATGA
- a CDS encoding DUF6428 family protein has product MNAIDKTISTDISLAHLLDVLAVAPDAPLVFSYDGNTVRAGYHVTEVKAGIFSALDCGANPEAWAEIFVQLWDIDEDDRTHMPAGKFAAIIRKVSDHVQLEPTAKLTFEISDGERPMALYCASAPRLVAGTFEVSLVARPASCKPRDRWLAEEQAKSSCCGPASTTSKCCA; this is encoded by the coding sequence ATGAACGCGATCGACAAGACAATTTCGACAGACATCAGTCTCGCCCATCTCCTCGATGTCCTCGCCGTGGCTCCAGATGCGCCGCTGGTGTTCAGCTATGACGGCAATACCGTACGTGCGGGCTACCACGTCACCGAAGTCAAGGCCGGGATTTTTTCGGCGCTCGATTGCGGCGCCAACCCGGAAGCCTGGGCAGAGATCTTCGTGCAGCTCTGGGATATCGACGAAGATGACCGGACGCATATGCCGGCCGGCAAGTTCGCGGCGATCATCCGCAAAGTCTCCGACCATGTGCAGCTTGAGCCGACTGCAAAACTCACGTTCGAGATCAGCGACGGAGAGCGGCCGATGGCCCTCTACTGCGCGTCAGCACCGCGGCTCGTCGCCGGCACCTTCGAGGTGTCTCTTGTCGCTCGACCAGCAAGCTGCAAGCCGCGGGATCGCTGGCTGGCGGAGGAGCAGGCCAAATCGTCCTGCTGCGGGCCAGCTAGCACGACGTCGAAGTGCTGCGCCTAG
- a CDS encoding ArsR/SmtB family transcription factor: MDERQALSSFAALSQETRLAIVRALVIAGPEGLAAGVIAERMGVSATNVSFHLKELERSGLISQRRESRSIIYNASYDALADLVKFLMEDCCAGHQVIRESVERGGDCCSPAGKDDVVA, from the coding sequence ATGGATGAACGTCAAGCTCTTTCGTCATTCGCGGCGCTGTCCCAGGAGACCCGCCTTGCGATCGTCCGTGCTCTGGTCATTGCGGGCCCGGAGGGATTGGCCGCAGGTGTGATCGCCGAACGCATGGGCGTCTCCGCGACGAACGTCTCCTTCCATTTGAAGGAACTGGAGCGGTCAGGATTGATCTCCCAGCGAAGGGAGTCCCGCTCAATCATCTACAACGCGAGTTACGACGCGCTTGCCGATCTCGTCAAATTCCTGATGGAGGACTGTTGCGCTGGTCATCAGGTGATCAGAGAGAGTGTCGAGCGTGGCGGCGACTGCTGTAGCCCAGCCGGCAAGGATGACGTCGTTGCGTAG